In a single window of the Agrobacterium fabrum str. C58 genome:
- a CDS encoding ABC transporter ATP-binding protein yields the protein MPAIELNNISKKFGAKEVIRDINVSIEEGDFLVLLGPSGCGKSTLLRMLAGLESISGGEILIGGRRVDQLPPGERDIAFVFQSYALYPHLSVRRNMSFPLLMQQFRWWHHLPIIGGLAKRRIEKSSSVVEKVARIAKILGLTEMLDRFPRTLSGGQRQRVALGRAMVREPEVFLMDEPLSNLDAKLRTSMRSEISRLHQEIGGTFVYVTHDQVEAMTMGTKIALMREGIIQQFGTAREIYTDPANTYVARFIGTPPMNLIVTDKKPDGLFIGSTSIRVDVPQSETASTVLLGVRPNALSLTTEPTEASLRGEVVMVEHIGADSIIAVRLKDGRTAHDEDGDMDAVMVTVPGYCTLSLRQEVSLTIDPGQAILFSAVTGERIRS from the coding sequence ATGCCCGCTATTGAACTCAACAATATCTCGAAGAAATTCGGTGCGAAGGAAGTCATTCGCGACATCAATGTCTCGATCGAAGAGGGAGATTTCCTCGTCCTTCTCGGTCCTTCTGGCTGTGGCAAATCCACGCTTTTGCGTATGCTCGCAGGCCTTGAAAGCATTTCCGGCGGGGAAATCCTGATCGGCGGCAGGCGGGTCGATCAATTGCCGCCCGGCGAGCGCGATATCGCCTTCGTGTTTCAGTCCTACGCGCTTTACCCGCATCTTTCCGTGCGCAGGAACATGTCCTTCCCGCTGTTGATGCAGCAGTTTCGCTGGTGGCACCACCTGCCGATCATCGGCGGTCTGGCAAAACGCCGGATCGAGAAATCATCAAGCGTCGTTGAAAAAGTCGCGAGGATTGCAAAAATCCTCGGACTGACGGAGATGCTCGACCGTTTCCCGCGTACGCTTTCCGGCGGACAGCGCCAGCGCGTCGCCCTTGGGCGAGCCATGGTGCGGGAGCCGGAAGTGTTCCTGATGGACGAGCCGCTCTCCAATCTGGACGCCAAGCTTCGAACCTCCATGCGTTCGGAGATTTCACGCCTGCACCAGGAGATCGGTGGAACCTTTGTCTACGTGACGCATGACCAGGTCGAAGCCATGACCATGGGCACAAAAATCGCCCTGATGCGCGAAGGCATCATCCAGCAATTCGGAACGGCGCGCGAAATCTATACCGATCCGGCCAATACCTATGTCGCCCGCTTCATCGGCACGCCGCCGATGAACCTGATCGTCACTGACAAAAAGCCTGATGGCCTCTTCATCGGCTCCACCTCCATCCGCGTGGATGTGCCACAGTCGGAGACGGCTTCCACCGTGTTGCTGGGTGTTCGGCCAAACGCCCTCTCCCTGACGACGGAACCGACCGAAGCCTCCCTGCGGGGGGAGGTCGTGATGGTCGAACATATCGGCGCAGATTCGATCATCGCCGTTCGCCTCAAAGACGGCCGCACGGCGCATGACGAGGACGGCGATATGGATGCGGTGATGGTGACCGTTCCCGGATATTGCACGCTTTCATTGCGCCAG
- a CDS encoding carbohydrate ABC transporter permease, giving the protein MNTTGNAHFVRILAVLFMLGFAAFPIYWMFVTSMTPSSELFAPFPRLVPDWSQLGIYLEVFDTIPVTTWLKNSFLVATGTTVLSILLAVLPAYALSRFRFAGLAILGFALFATQMLPEAMLVVPLYSIFGDLNLLNTIPGLVLANTAFVVPVITWIIKGAIDGIPIEIEEAARVDGCSRLDIVLGIIIPLIAPTLAAAAVISFFHGWNEYVFAQTLISSENLRTASVGLASFVGELSTPIHSVMAVGVIYTLPAIVFYLFAQRYVVAGMTAGSVKG; this is encoded by the coding sequence ATGAATACCACCGGCAACGCCCACTTTGTTCGCATCCTCGCCGTCCTCTTCATGCTCGGCTTTGCGGCTTTTCCGATCTACTGGATGTTCGTCACGTCCATGACGCCGTCATCGGAACTCTTCGCGCCCTTTCCACGGCTCGTGCCTGACTGGTCGCAGCTTGGAATCTATCTCGAGGTTTTCGATACCATTCCGGTGACGACATGGCTGAAGAACAGCTTTCTGGTTGCCACAGGCACCACCGTCCTCAGCATCCTGCTGGCCGTCCTGCCGGCTTATGCCCTTTCCCGTTTCCGGTTTGCAGGACTTGCGATACTCGGCTTTGCATTGTTTGCAACGCAGATGCTGCCGGAAGCCATGCTTGTCGTGCCGCTCTATTCGATATTTGGCGACCTCAACCTGCTTAATACGATCCCTGGCCTCGTGCTGGCAAACACCGCCTTCGTGGTACCTGTGATCACCTGGATCATAAAGGGTGCGATCGACGGCATTCCGATCGAGATCGAAGAGGCGGCAAGGGTCGATGGCTGCTCGCGTCTCGATATTGTGCTCGGCATCATCATTCCGCTGATTGCGCCGACGCTCGCTGCCGCTGCCGTCATCTCTTTCTTCCACGGCTGGAACGAATATGTCTTCGCGCAGACCCTGATCAGCAGTGAGAACCTCAGGACGGCTTCCGTCGGGCTCGCCAGTTTCGTGGGCGAACTCTCCACGCCCATCCATTCCGTCATGGCAGTGGGGGTGATCTACACCCTGCCCGCCATCGTCTTTTACCTCTTTGCCCAACGCTACGTGGTCGCCGGAATGACCGCCGGCAGTGTCAAAGGCTGA
- a CDS encoding carbohydrate ABC transporter permease, giving the protein MKRAQLAGARLDGHPLTPYLFAAPVGIYLLLFQFYPLVQQFFMSFTATDLLTPNVNPFVGIENYSFLIEDGELWKVLWITAIYTVACVIFAIGTGLGSAMLLDSPFFGRGIARALITVPWAAPSVAVALVFTWIFNSQYGIFNRVLTGLGLPFGGENWLDDPNLALPAILLTTVWQIFPFSSVVILAALQGVPHELKEAAVIDGADRLNIFKTATWPTIQPTVLMLTLFVTIWSLRRFDLIWLMTQGGPIGATNTLVIELYRQGFVYRDLGSAASIGMIGLSIALLVTVIYFKVTRMTEQAQGKR; this is encoded by the coding sequence ATGAAACGTGCCCAGCTCGCAGGAGCAAGGCTCGACGGTCATCCGTTGACTCCTTATCTCTTCGCCGCACCGGTCGGCATCTATCTTCTGCTGTTTCAGTTTTATCCGCTGGTCCAGCAGTTCTTCATGAGCTTCACCGCCACCGACCTGCTGACGCCTAACGTCAACCCGTTCGTCGGTATCGAGAATTATTCCTTCCTGATCGAGGACGGTGAACTGTGGAAGGTGCTGTGGATCACGGCGATCTATACCGTCGCCTGCGTGATCTTTGCGATCGGCACGGGCCTAGGTTCGGCCATGCTGCTCGATTCCCCCTTTTTCGGCCGGGGTATTGCCCGGGCGCTGATCACCGTTCCCTGGGCCGCACCGTCAGTTGCCGTCGCGCTGGTATTCACCTGGATATTCAATTCGCAATACGGCATTTTCAATCGGGTTCTCACCGGTCTCGGCCTTCCCTTCGGCGGTGAGAACTGGCTCGACGATCCAAACCTCGCCCTACCGGCTATCCTGCTCACCACCGTCTGGCAGATATTCCCCTTTTCTTCCGTTGTGATCCTCGCGGCTTTGCAGGGCGTGCCGCATGAGCTCAAGGAGGCTGCCGTCATCGATGGTGCGGACCGGCTCAACATCTTCAAGACCGCCACATGGCCGACCATCCAGCCGACCGTGCTGATGCTGACGTTGTTCGTCACCATCTGGTCGCTGCGCCGCTTCGACCTCATCTGGCTGATGACGCAGGGCGGTCCCATCGGCGCGACCAACACGCTCGTCATCGAGCTTTATCGCCAGGGTTTCGTCTATCGCGATCTCGGATCAGCGGCCTCCATCGGCATGATCGGCCTGTCGATCGCGCTTCTGGTAACCGTCATCTATTTCAAGGTCACCCGGATGACTGAACAGGCACAGGGGAAGCGTTGA
- a CDS encoding ABC transporter substrate-binding protein has translation MSNIVKSLIAATMATALASWAAPALAKDKITFAAAVFAEAGRGDRVKAWIQKFNESQDKVEVEPIAIPFSSLANTVFTQMGGGGGPDLVRFDQTDFFAAIPSGRLLPLDDMISDKDHEFLGPDRFMKVKDVRYGLLFDTTGYALLYNKDILPEPPKDFESFLAAAKEKTKDGVYGYAYRATMAERAGFWQDLCNYVFGFGGRWSDKDGKLTLNSPDVIKGVTAYKQVYDAAVTPRGADAATYRRMFWEGKIAMNVDNGGVAAIFNQNAPQLNFAAAPSPFPDKAQGLIMTALVVNANTKHKDAAGAFIKWAYSPENQKGLQAAMGTGVGTKIDMSAEEQAKRPWLKVYEGQMQNALPQLVMGHEGKTPEIQQIVLEQVLKVLLENADPKDAMDRAQSLVERRVLR, from the coding sequence ATGAGCAATATCGTAAAATCCTTGATTGCGGCCACGATGGCGACGGCGCTTGCATCCTGGGCAGCGCCGGCGCTGGCCAAGGACAAGATCACCTTCGCCGCCGCGGTTTTTGCGGAAGCCGGACGTGGCGACCGGGTCAAGGCGTGGATCCAGAAATTCAACGAAAGTCAGGACAAGGTCGAAGTTGAACCCATCGCAATTCCGTTTTCCAGCCTAGCCAACACGGTCTTCACCCAGATGGGTGGCGGCGGCGGACCGGACCTCGTGCGCTTCGACCAGACCGATTTCTTCGCTGCCATTCCATCCGGTCGCCTGCTGCCGCTCGATGATATGATCAGCGACAAGGATCACGAATTCCTGGGGCCGGACCGCTTCATGAAGGTGAAGGACGTCCGTTACGGTCTGCTGTTCGACACGACGGGTTATGCGCTGCTGTACAACAAGGACATCCTGCCGGAACCGCCGAAGGATTTCGAAAGCTTCCTGGCGGCCGCCAAGGAGAAAACCAAGGACGGCGTGTATGGTTATGCCTACCGCGCCACAATGGCGGAGCGCGCCGGTTTCTGGCAGGATCTCTGCAACTACGTCTTCGGATTTGGCGGTCGCTGGAGCGACAAGGACGGCAAGCTCACGCTCAACAGCCCTGACGTCATCAAGGGCGTCACCGCCTACAAGCAGGTTTATGATGCCGCCGTGACGCCACGCGGCGCGGATGCGGCCACCTATCGCCGCATGTTCTGGGAAGGCAAGATCGCCATGAACGTCGATAATGGCGGCGTGGCGGCAATCTTCAACCAGAACGCCCCGCAGCTCAATTTCGCCGCAGCACCCTCGCCTTTCCCGGACAAGGCGCAGGGCCTCATCATGACCGCTCTCGTGGTCAACGCCAACACGAAGCACAAGGATGCTGCGGGCGCCTTCATCAAATGGGCCTATTCCCCCGAGAACCAGAAAGGCCTTCAGGCCGCAATGGGGACGGGTGTCGGCACCAAGATCGACATGTCTGCCGAAGAGCAGGCGAAGCGGCCATGGCTGAAGGTCTATGAGGGCCAGATGCAGAACGCCCTTCCGCAGCTTGTGATGGGACATGAGGGCAAGACGCCCGAAATCCAGCAGATCGTGCTCGAGCAGGTGTTGAAGGTGCTTCTCGAAAATGCCGATCCAAAGGACGCCATGGATCGCGCCCAGTCGCTGGTGGAGCGACGCGTCCTTCGCTGA
- a CDS encoding GntR family transcriptional regulator has protein sequence MARKQTKPELVTDGEKPKRANRVNFFDLAYERIEELLINCELKPGRQLTLQELQDATGLGRTPVHNAVSRLAADTLLVVLPRHGLRVAPIDLARERLLLQLRRDMERFVMRLAVERASLSHRNQMLHIERALRERREQITLSEFNLLDRRIDQILLAAANEPFLEHTLRPLHTIYRRIGFIHHTVTHGKSDLTQTVDCHLSVLNAVANRHLDTALAATDALVGFVDSMFDEMETGIDPRLLDCSIEPIFKI, from the coding sequence ATGGCACGCAAGCAGACGAAACCCGAACTGGTAACGGACGGGGAAAAGCCGAAGCGGGCAAACCGCGTCAACTTCTTCGATCTCGCTTATGAGCGCATCGAGGAACTGCTGATCAATTGCGAGCTGAAGCCCGGCCGGCAACTGACATTGCAGGAATTGCAGGACGCCACGGGGCTGGGCCGGACGCCGGTTCATAATGCCGTCAGCCGTCTTGCCGCCGATACGCTGCTGGTCGTGCTGCCCCGCCACGGACTCAGAGTCGCGCCGATCGATCTGGCGCGTGAACGCCTGCTGCTACAGCTTCGCCGGGACATGGAGCGCTTCGTCATGCGGCTTGCGGTGGAGCGGGCAAGCCTCTCCCATCGCAATCAGATGCTGCATATCGAACGCGCCCTGCGTGAACGACGGGAGCAGATCACGCTCAGCGAATTCAACCTGCTCGACCGTCGGATCGACCAGATTTTGCTGGCGGCGGCGAACGAACCTTTCCTCGAACATACCCTGCGGCCGCTGCACACGATCTATCGGCGCATCGGCTTCATTCACCACACGGTGACACATGGAAAATCCGACCTGACGCAGACGGTCGATTGCCATCTTTCGGTCCTGAATGCCGTCGCGAACCGCCATCTGGACACGGCGCTTGCCGCAACGGACGCCTTGGTCGGCTTCGTCGACTCCATGTTCGATGAAATGGAGACGGGCATAGACCCTCGCCTGCTGGATTGCAGCATCGAACCGATTTTCAAGATTTGA